Proteins from one Bradyrhizobium amphicarpaeae genomic window:
- a CDS encoding A24 family peptidase, whose protein sequence is MILDLARLLLFPALMAFAAASDLFTMTISNRVSLALVAGFFALAFAGGMAPYEMLSHVGAGALLLVIAFTCFAMGWVGGGDAKVAASVALWFGFAPLMNFLLYASLFGGALTLLLLQFRQWPLPYGLAGQAWLARLHAKESGIPYGIALALSALMIYPETEWVKAIDLAHLALR, encoded by the coding sequence ATGATCCTCGACCTCGCGCGCCTTCTGCTCTTCCCGGCCCTGATGGCGTTCGCCGCCGCGAGCGATCTCTTCACGATGACGATCTCGAACCGCGTGTCGCTGGCGCTGGTCGCAGGCTTCTTCGCACTCGCCTTCGCCGGTGGCATGGCACCTTACGAGATGCTCAGTCATGTCGGTGCCGGCGCGCTTCTCCTGGTCATCGCCTTCACCTGCTTTGCGATGGGCTGGGTCGGCGGCGGCGACGCCAAGGTCGCGGCCTCGGTCGCGCTCTGGTTCGGTTTCGCACCGCTGATGAACTTCCTGCTCTACGCCTCGCTGTTCGGGGGTGCGCTGACGCTGCTCCTGCTCCAGTTCCGGCAATGGCCGCTGCCCTACGGGCTGGCGGGCCAGGCTTGGCTCGCTCGGCTGCACGCCAAGGAGAGCGGCATCCCCTACGGCATCGCGCTCGCGCTGAGTGCGCTGATGATCTACCCGGAGACCGAATGGGTGAAGGCGATTGATCTCGCTCACCTCGCGCTGCGCTGA
- a CDS encoding AAA family ATPase → MINYARQTHEEQPDAAPPPVEEHIAPAPRVSVQAFCETVETAAAVQAAGEDRRLGKAHLKIQMGGMAAASEAYRSAPTPNVIVLESDGRNDLLGGLDQLATVCDAGTRVVVIGRINDVTLYRELVRRGVSDYVLAPVGAIDVVRSICNLFSAPEAKAVGRIIAVVGAKGGVGASTISHNVAWAIARDLAMDAVVADLDLAFGTAGLDYNQDPPQGIADAVFSPDRVDTAFIDRLLSKCTDHLSLLAAPATLDRVYDFGTDAFDAVFDTLRSTMPCIVLDIPHQWSGWTKRALIGADDILIVAAPDLANLRNTKNLFDLLKAARPNDRPPLYCLNQVGVPKRPEIAAAEFAKAIESQPIVSIPFEPQIFGSAANNGQMIAEISANHKSIEMFLQIAQRLTGRSETKKQKSSLLSPLIDKLRGK, encoded by the coding sequence ATGATCAACTACGCCCGCCAGACACACGAAGAGCAGCCGGACGCAGCTCCTCCGCCGGTCGAGGAGCATATTGCGCCCGCGCCGCGCGTCTCGGTCCAGGCCTTCTGCGAGACCGTGGAGACTGCTGCCGCGGTCCAGGCGGCCGGCGAAGACCGCCGTCTCGGCAAGGCCCACCTGAAGATCCAGATGGGCGGCATGGCCGCGGCAAGCGAGGCCTACCGCTCGGCCCCGACGCCGAACGTCATCGTGCTCGAAAGCGACGGACGCAACGACCTGCTCGGCGGGCTCGACCAGCTCGCCACCGTCTGCGACGCCGGCACCCGCGTGGTCGTGATCGGCCGCATCAACGACGTCACACTCTACCGCGAGCTGGTGCGCCGCGGTGTCAGCGACTACGTGCTCGCGCCGGTCGGCGCGATCGACGTCGTGCGCTCGATCTGCAACCTGTTCTCCGCGCCGGAAGCCAAGGCGGTCGGCCGCATCATCGCCGTGGTCGGCGCCAAGGGCGGCGTCGGAGCTTCCACCATCTCCCATAACGTCGCCTGGGCGATCGCGCGCGACCTCGCAATGGACGCCGTCGTCGCCGATCTCGACCTCGCCTTCGGCACCGCCGGGCTCGACTACAACCAGGACCCGCCGCAGGGCATTGCCGACGCCGTGTTCTCGCCGGATCGGGTCGACACTGCCTTCATCGACCGCCTGCTGTCGAAATGCACCGACCATCTCAGCCTGCTGGCGGCGCCGGCGACGCTCGACCGGGTCTATGATTTCGGCACCGACGCCTTCGACGCCGTATTCGACACCTTGCGCTCCACCATGCCCTGCATCGTGCTCGACATTCCGCACCAATGGTCGGGCTGGACCAAGCGCGCCCTGATCGGGGCCGACGACATCCTGATCGTGGCCGCGCCCGACCTCGCCAATTTGCGCAATACCAAGAACCTGTTCGATTTGTTGAAGGCCGCGCGCCCCAACGACCGGCCGCCGCTCTACTGCCTGAACCAGGTCGGAGTGCCGAAACGGCCCGAAATCGCCGCCGCGGAGTTCGCCAAGGCGATCGAAAGCCAGCCAATCGTCTCGATCCCGTTCGAGCCGCAGATTTTCGGCTCGGCTGCCAACAACGGCCAAATGATCGCGGAGATCTCGGCCAACCACAAATCGATCGAGATGTTCCTTCAGATCGCCCAGCGCCTGACCGGCCGCAGCGAGACCAAGAAGCAAAAGTCGTCCCTGCTTTCACCCCTGATTGACAAGTTGCGGGGAAAATAA
- a CDS encoding type II and III secretion system protein family protein — protein sequence MKCRAEQATMRTSMVRALSFSAAFALAFNPVLTPVVAADYRPAAPVAADGQMNARFLSLGIGKSIVIDLPRDIKDVLVADPKIANAVVRSAQRAYIIGAAIGQTNIVFFDSAGQQIAAYDIAVKRDLNGVRAALKQVLPNSDIQIDGLGDGIVLTGTAANPMEAQQANELAARLAGGVDKVVNSIVVRGRDQVMLKVTVAEVQRTIVKQLGIDLSASLNYGTSVVSFTNSNPFTALGHNLVDGNNLTTKFGGATSVQATLRAMETAGVIRTLAEPNLTAISGESATFIAGGEFPVPAGYACDPTTHVCTTQISFKKFGISLNFTPVVLSEGKISLRVMTEVSELSNENAITLSQAVTSTSVNSLTVPSIRTRRAETSLEIPSGGAMAMAGLIQQQTKQAISGLPGLMQLPILGTLFRSRDFVNNATELVVIVTPYVVRAVAPKDLSRPDDGFAPPADPQAQLLGNINRIYGVPGRTEPAKSYRGTYGFITE from the coding sequence ATGAAATGCAGGGCAGAACAGGCGACGATGCGAACCTCCATGGTCCGCGCCCTGTCGTTCTCGGCCGCCTTCGCACTGGCATTCAATCCGGTGCTGACCCCCGTGGTCGCCGCCGACTATCGCCCGGCCGCGCCGGTCGCCGCCGACGGACAGATGAACGCCCGCTTCCTCTCGCTCGGCATCGGCAAGTCGATCGTGATCGACCTTCCGCGCGACATCAAGGACGTGCTGGTCGCTGACCCCAAGATCGCCAATGCGGTGGTCCGCTCGGCGCAGCGCGCCTACATCATCGGCGCCGCGATCGGCCAGACCAACATCGTGTTCTTCGATTCCGCAGGCCAGCAGATCGCGGCCTATGACATCGCAGTCAAGCGCGACCTCAACGGCGTGCGGGCGGCGCTGAAGCAGGTCCTGCCCAATTCGGACATCCAGATCGACGGGCTCGGCGACGGCATCGTCCTGACCGGCACGGCGGCGAACCCGATGGAAGCGCAGCAGGCCAACGAGCTCGCCGCGCGACTGGCCGGCGGCGTCGACAAGGTGGTGAACTCGATCGTGGTGCGCGGCCGGGACCAGGTCATGCTCAAGGTGACGGTGGCGGAAGTCCAGCGCACCATCGTCAAGCAACTGGGCATCGACCTGAGCGCCAGCCTCAACTACGGCACGTCCGTGGTGAGCTTCACGAACTCCAATCCGTTCACCGCGCTCGGCCACAATCTCGTGGACGGCAACAATTTGACGACCAAGTTCGGCGGCGCGACGTCGGTGCAGGCCACCCTGCGCGCGATGGAAACCGCTGGCGTGATCCGCACGCTGGCCGAACCGAACCTGACCGCGATCTCCGGTGAATCGGCGACGTTCATCGCCGGCGGCGAATTCCCGGTGCCGGCGGGGTATGCGTGCGACCCCACCACGCATGTCTGTACCACCCAGATCAGCTTCAAGAAGTTCGGCATCTCGCTCAACTTCACTCCCGTGGTGCTGAGCGAAGGCAAGATCAGCCTGCGCGTCATGACCGAAGTCTCCGAGCTGTCGAACGAAAATGCGATCACGCTGTCGCAGGCCGTGACCTCGACATCGGTGAACTCGCTGACGGTGCCCTCGATCAGGACCCGCCGCGCCGAGACCTCGCTGGAAATTCCCTCCGGCGGCGCGATGGCAATGGCCGGCCTGATCCAGCAGCAGACCAAGCAGGCGATCAGCGGATTGCCGGGACTGATGCAGCTCCCGATCCTCGGTACGCTGTTCCGCAGCCGCGACTTCGTCAACAACGCGACCGAGCTGGTCGTGATCGTGACGCCCTATGTCGTTCGCGCAGTGGCGCCAAAGGACCTGTCGCGGCCGGATGACGGCTTCGCCCCGCCTGCGGATCCACAGGCCCAACTGCTCGGCAACATCAACCGCATCTACGGCGTGCCCGGCCGAACCGAACCGGCCAAGAGCTACCGCGGCACCTACGGCTTCATCACCGAGTGA
- the cpaB gene encoding Flp pilus assembly protein CpaB produces MNRARIVVLTVAICAGGVAAYLASGSDNSAPPPAPVAQLPTVDVLVAKNDIGLGQTVKPEDLQWQTWPAATASAAFIRRNERPEGVTQVTGSIARAPFIQGEPIRDQKLVKAEGSGFMAAILPSGMRAISTEISPETGAGGFILPNDRVDVLLTRRLKNPDQASGAPDVVTSEIILVNVRVLAIDQAPKEKDGQNAVVGKTVTLELTSAQTQALSSARQAGTLSLALRSIADVKMSEITLDESAQKRDGISIIRYGVPSSTAKAR; encoded by the coding sequence ATGAATAGGGCACGCATTGTCGTCCTGACGGTCGCCATCTGCGCCGGCGGTGTCGCCGCGTACCTGGCGAGCGGCTCGGACAATTCTGCGCCGCCTCCGGCCCCGGTCGCGCAGCTTCCGACCGTCGACGTCCTCGTGGCCAAGAACGACATCGGCCTCGGCCAGACCGTGAAGCCGGAAGATCTGCAATGGCAGACCTGGCCGGCCGCGACCGCCAGCGCCGCCTTCATCCGCCGCAACGAGCGTCCCGAAGGCGTGACCCAGGTGACCGGTTCGATCGCGCGCGCCCCCTTCATTCAGGGTGAGCCCATCCGCGACCAAAAGCTGGTCAAGGCCGAGGGCTCCGGATTCATGGCGGCCATCCTGCCCAGCGGCATGCGGGCCATCTCCACCGAAATCTCGCCGGAGACCGGCGCAGGCGGCTTCATCCTGCCCAATGACCGCGTCGACGTCCTGCTCACGCGCCGTCTCAAGAACCCGGACCAGGCCTCCGGGGCCCCGGACGTCGTCACGTCCGAGATCATCCTGGTCAATGTGCGCGTGCTCGCCATCGATCAGGCTCCGAAGGAGAAGGACGGCCAGAACGCCGTGGTCGGCAAGACCGTGACCCTGGAACTCACTTCCGCACAGACCCAGGCGCTTTCCTCGGCCCGTCAGGCCGGAACGCTGTCGCTGGCGCTGCGCAGCATTGCCGACGTCAAGATGAGCGAGATCACCCTCGACGAATCCGCACAGAAGCGCGACGGCATCTCGATCATTCGCTACGGCGTCCCAAGCTCGACGGCGAAGGCACGATGA
- a CDS encoding CpaF family protein — protein sequence MFGKRSGTDTDLRAPKPGAVSPEPAQAPAPTVSRAPAPPAVASPPLAPAKAPPPPAMENRRSDNYYEVKATIFGALIEAIDLAQLAKLDSESAREEIRDIVNEIIAIKNIVMSIAEQEELLDDICNDVLGYGPLEPLLSRDDIADIMVNGANTVFIEVNGKIQKTGIRFRDNQQLLNICQRIVSQVGRRVDESSPICDARLADGSRVNAIVPPLSIDGPTLTIRKFKKDKLTLDQLVKFGAISPEGAEILQIIGRVRCNVLISGGTGSGKTTLLNCLTNYIEHDERVITCEDAAELQLQQPHVVRLETRPPNIEGEGQVTMRELVRNCLRMRPERIIVGEVRGPEAFDLLQAMNTGHDGSMGTLHANNPREALSRCESMITMGGFSLPSRTIREMICASIDVIVQAARLRDGSRRITHITEVMGMEGDTIITQDIFLYDMVGEDANGKIIGRHRSTGIGRPKFWERARYYGDEKRLAAALDAAEVAPKT from the coding sequence GTGTTCGGTAAGCGTAGCGGAACAGACACCGACCTTCGGGCGCCCAAGCCCGGCGCCGTGTCGCCCGAGCCTGCCCAGGCTCCGGCGCCGACGGTGTCGCGCGCCCCGGCTCCGCCGGCGGTCGCCTCGCCCCCGCTCGCGCCTGCCAAGGCGCCGCCGCCTCCGGCCATGGAGAACCGGCGCTCGGACAATTATTACGAGGTCAAGGCGACCATCTTCGGCGCGCTGATCGAGGCGATCGACCTCGCCCAGCTCGCCAAGCTGGACTCCGAGTCCGCGCGCGAGGAAATCCGCGACATCGTCAACGAGATCATCGCGATCAAGAACATCGTGATGTCGATCGCCGAGCAGGAAGAGCTGCTCGACGACATCTGCAACGACGTTCTGGGTTACGGTCCACTCGAGCCGCTGCTGTCGCGCGACGACATCGCCGACATCATGGTCAACGGCGCCAACACCGTCTTCATCGAAGTCAACGGCAAGATCCAGAAGACCGGCATCCGCTTCCGCGACAACCAGCAGCTCCTCAACATCTGCCAGCGCATCGTCAGCCAGGTCGGTCGGCGCGTCGACGAATCCTCGCCGATCTGCGACGCGCGTCTCGCCGACGGCTCCCGCGTCAACGCCATCGTGCCGCCGCTGTCGATCGACGGCCCCACGCTCACCATCCGCAAATTCAAGAAGGACAAGCTGACGCTCGATCAGCTGGTCAAGTTCGGCGCGATCTCGCCGGAAGGCGCCGAAATTCTTCAGATCATCGGCCGCGTCCGCTGCAACGTGCTGATCTCAGGCGGTACCGGCTCCGGCAAGACCACTCTGCTCAACTGCCTGACCAACTATATCGAGCATGACGAGCGCGTCATCACCTGCGAAGACGCCGCCGAGCTCCAGCTCCAGCAGCCTCACGTGGTGCGGCTGGAAACCCGACCGCCCAACATCGAGGGCGAGGGCCAGGTCACCATGCGCGAGCTGGTACGCAACTGCCTGCGTATGCGGCCCGAACGCATCATCGTCGGCGAAGTCCGCGGACCCGAGGCGTTCGACCTGCTCCAGGCCATGAACACCGGCCATGACGGCTCGATGGGCACACTGCACGCCAACAACCCGCGCGAAGCCCTGTCGCGCTGCGAATCCATGATCACGATGGGTGGCTTCTCGCTTCCCTCACGCACCATCCGCGAGATGATCTGCGCTTCCATCGACGTCATCGTCCAGGCGGCGCGCCTGCGCGACGGCTCGCGCCGCATCACCCACATCACCGAGGTGATGGGCATGGAAGGCGACACCATCATCACCCAGGACATCTTCCTCTACGACATGGTCGGCGAG
- a CDS encoding Flp family type IVb pilin, which yields MKNLVVRFAKDESGATAIEYGLIAAGIALAIITVVNNLGTTLNTKFTAISTGLK from the coding sequence ATGAAGAACTTGGTTGTGCGTTTCGCGAAGGATGAATCCGGCGCCACCGCCATCGAATACGGCCTGATCGCGGCCGGCATCGCGCTGGCCATCATCACCGTCGTCAACAATCTCGGCACCACGCTGAACACCAAGTTCACCGCGATCTCGACCGGCCTCAAGTAA
- a CDS encoding CpaD family pilus assembly protein, whose product MITRPPQLRKRTIRLGGALVGMALALGGCQHDQAVTASIPDDYKQRHPIAIEEQNRSIVVFVGHARGGLTAAQRADVMGVASAWLQEGTGAIRIDMPSGTPNARPVADTMREIQAMLAGAGVPPRGVNVRPYQPEDKRFLPPIRLTYSKIGAVAGPCGLWPDDIGPSMKNKSWFENKDYYNYGCAYQRNLAAMVDNPSDLEQPRPETPSYTPRRITSLEKYRKGLTSATTYPEADKAKLSDTGK is encoded by the coding sequence ATGATCACAAGACCACCCCAGCTTCGCAAACGCACCATCCGCCTTGGTGGTGCGCTCGTCGGCATGGCGCTCGCGCTCGGCGGCTGCCAGCATGACCAGGCCGTCACGGCCTCCATTCCCGACGACTACAAGCAGCGCCATCCGATCGCGATCGAGGAGCAGAATCGCTCGATCGTCGTCTTCGTCGGCCATGCTCGCGGTGGTTTGACCGCGGCCCAGCGCGCCGACGTGATGGGTGTCGCATCAGCATGGTTGCAGGAAGGCACGGGGGCCATCCGTATCGACATGCCGTCCGGCACGCCCAATGCTCGTCCGGTCGCGGACACGATGCGTGAAATCCAGGCGATGCTCGCGGGAGCGGGCGTTCCGCCGCGCGGCGTCAACGTTCGCCCCTACCAGCCGGAAGACAAGCGCTTCCTGCCGCCGATCCGGCTCACCTATTCCAAGATCGGCGCGGTCGCTGGTCCCTGCGGCCTTTGGCCGGACGACATCGGCCCTTCGATGAAGAACAAGAGCTGGTTCGAGAACAAGGACTATTACAATTACGGCTGCGCCTATCAGCGCAACCTCGCGGCGATGGTCGACAATCCGTCGGACCTCGAGCAGCCGCGTCCTGAAACTCCCTCCTACACGCCGCGGCGCATCACCTCTCTCGAGAAATATCGCAAGGGTCTCACGTCGGCGACCACTTATCCCGAGGCCGACAAGGCCAAACTCAGCGATACCGGCAAATGA